The genome window GGGTGAGGATATAGCGGCCGATGATCGCGAGATCGGAGGGGGCCTCGTTCGGAGAGGGTTTCTCCACCAGATCTTTCACGAGGTATACTCCGTCCTCGATCTTCTTCGCATCAATGATGCCGTAGTTCCGCGTCTGCGACTTCGGGACCTTCTGGATCGCCAGGATCGTGGCAGGATATCGTTGAAAGACTTTCATCATTTGCTTGAGCGCCGGCGTCTTTGCATCAATGATATCATCGCCGAGCAATACGGCGAACGGTTCGTCGCCGATCACGCGTTTTGCGGTCAGCACCGCGTGTCCAAGACCCAGCGCCTTTTTCTGCCGTATATAACAGAACGTCACCAGATCGGCGATCAGCTGCATCTCGGAGAGCAGCTTATGTTTGCCCTTTGCCTTGAGGTCTTCCTCGAGTTCGAACGCTACATCAAAATGGTCCTCGATCGCCCGTTTGCCCCGGCCGGTGATCAACACGATCTCGTCGATGCCGGACGCCACGGCCTCTTCCACCACATACTGGATAAGCGGCTTGTCCACCAGCGGCATCATCTCTTTCGGAGAAGCTTTGGTGGCCGGTAAAAATCTGGTCCCCAGTCCGGCAGCGGGAAAAACCGCTTTTGTAATTACTTTATTCGCCATAGTGTCCTGAGCGTTATTCTAAGTAACTATCCGGCAAATGTCAAGAAAAGACGGGAATACGCGGAGCGCATGGCGTATAGGATACGACGCATGGGGCATAGAGCATGGCGCAAAGGGTAGAGTCTCTCTGCTCTGCTCTGCTCTTCGCGCTCTGCACGTTGCGAATTCCGTCACTTCGGTATAGGCACGCTTCCCATGAGATATTTCAGGTCTTCATCGTCAAAGCGCAGTCCCAGCCCGACGAATGCCGACGCTCGCCTGGAGTTGAGAGCGTTATCATAGCCGGCGTTCACGAAGACCGTCTTGCCGAGTCCGACGCCGGCCGTTGCCTTCACGTGGGCCTTCTCATTCCCGGGCTCCCTGCTGCTGAAGTTCCAGGAATCAATGCTGAATTTGATCCGGTCGTTGAACGCGAAATAATCCGCTCCGACACCGCCCGTGGACTCGATCAGACCGAGACGGAGCGCGAGGTTGCCCCAGCGTTTGGCGAACTCAAGGCTGAACTTGAACTTGTCTTCATAGGTCTCCGTCACGATCGTACTGCCGGGCGTGGTGGTGGTCGTCGTCCGGTTATAGTTCGAGAAGGGATCGGACGTTATTTCGAGGATATAGTATTGGTCCATCCTGGGTTTGATCTCCAGCGTAACATAGCTCTTGGCGTCGGGGAACATATATTCGCTCCGGAACGCAACAATCGTCTTCATCCGCTCGATCCGTGAGGTATAATCGCTGATCCCCTTGGCCGCGCTGTCGATGTTGTTGTACATGCCCTCCTCATTGACCAGCTTGCCGATCGTACCCTCTCCGCGATCGATCTTCCGCGCGGCGTTGTCAAGGGAAGCCAGCGCCAGTTCGGCGCTCTTCGACGCTTCTTTGATGTTCTCCATCGTCACCTTGATGTTGTCGCGGTTCTCGCCTACGACGCCGTTGAGGCTGGCGACCAGTTCGTTCAGCCTCATCACCATTTCACTGCCGTCGCTCTGGAGCGTAGTGGAAAAATCCTTGATATTCGCCGTGGTCTGACGCAGGTCATTCAGCATATCTTCCATGGACCGGGCGCCACGCTCGGTCCCGAAGACCTGGCTGAGCGACGCCGTCACCTGTTTAATGTCATCGGAAATAGACGAAAGCTGGTTAATGAGCTTGTCCACGTCGCTCGGCGATACCGTTGCCTGTACCCGCTCGCCATCCTGATAATCGGAGGTGCTGTCAGGCGAGGCCTGTCCGGGCTTGCCGTTCTTGATGGGCACGAATTCCACATACTTCTCGCCGAGAAGGCCCATGGTCTTGATCATGGCCTCTGTCCCCCGCGGTATCTTCACCTCCGGCTGGATCCGTACCGTCACCTTGGCACGATTGTCCTCGAGTTCCACTTTTTCGACCAATCCGATTTTCACCCCGGCCATTCGTACCGATGACTTGGTATCGAGTCCTGCCACGGAGTCAAATGCCGCCTGCAGGGTATACCCTTCTTTTTCGCCGAACTGGTATTTGCCTACCGCAAAGGTCATATACAGAAGAAGTATCGATCCAACAATGACCAGCAAACCCACCTTTGCCTCTGCGCTCAGTTTGTTCATGGAAGCCCCTTTATTAGTGCGGAGCGTGCTAGTGCGGAGTGGCGAGTGCGGAATGCGGAGTTTAAAAGGCAAAGACAAACAAATTTTTTATTATGATTATTATTCCGCATTCCGCACTCCGCATTCCACACTTGAATTATTCCGCACTCCGCACTCCGCATTGGAATCATTCCGCCGTTATCGGCCCCACTGCGCTGCCGGTAATGAACTGCCGAACAATGGGGTTCTCGGTGTTCCTGATCTGGTCCGGTGTGGCGATCTCAAGTATCTCGCCTTTGTACAGCATGGCGATCCGGTCCGAGATCTTGTAGGCGCTGTGCATATCGTGCGTAATGGACACGGACGTCACGCCAAGCTTTTTCCGAAGGTCCACGATCAGGTCGTTGATGGCGTCTGCCGCGATCGGGTCCAGTCCCGTCGTGGGCTCATCGTACAGGATGATGGCCGGGTCCATGGCGATCGCCCGGGCGAGCCCCACCCGCTTTTTCATGCCGCCGGAAAGCTCTGACGGCATCTTGTCCTCGACATCCTTCAAC of Nitrospirota bacterium contains these proteins:
- the galU gene encoding UTP--glucose-1-phosphate uridylyltransferase GalU — protein: MANKVITKAVFPAAGLGTRFLPATKASPKEMMPLVDKPLIQYVVEEAVASGIDEIVLITGRGKRAIEDHFDVAFELEEDLKAKGKHKLLSEMQLIADLVTFCYIRQKKALGLGHAVLTAKRVIGDEPFAVLLGDDIIDAKTPALKQMMKVFQRYPATILAIQKVPKSQTRNYGIIDAKKIEDGVYLVKDLVEKPSPNEAPSDLAIIGRYILTPEIFTALEQTKPGKGGEIQLTDGLKRLMGKQPIYAYEFEGVRHDAGDKLGFLKATVQFGLKNREFGHEFRSYLQKLKL
- a CDS encoding MlaD family protein; this translates as MNKLSAEAKVGLLVIVGSILLLYMTFAVGKYQFGEKEGYTLQAAFDSVAGLDTKSSVRMAGVKIGLVEKVELEDNRAKVTVRIQPEVKIPRGTEAMIKTMGLLGEKYVEFVPIKNGKPGQASPDSTSDYQDGERVQATVSPSDVDKLINQLSSISDDIKQVTASLSQVFGTERGARSMEDMLNDLRQTTANIKDFSTTLQSDGSEMVMRLNELVASLNGVVGENRDNIKVTMENIKEASKSAELALASLDNAARKIDRGEGTIGKLVNEEGMYNNIDSAAKGISDYTSRIERMKTIVAFRSEYMFPDAKSYVTLEIKPRMDQYYILEITSDPFSNYNRTTTTTTPGSTIVTETYEDKFKFSLEFAKRWGNLALRLGLIESTGGVGADYFAFNDRIKFSIDSWNFSSREPGNEKAHVKATAGVGLGKTVFVNAGYDNALNSRRASAFVGLGLRFDDEDLKYLMGSVPIPK